The following are encoded together in the Glycine max cultivar Williams 82 chromosome 8, Glycine_max_v4.0, whole genome shotgun sequence genome:
- the LOC102660850 gene encoding putative F-box/LRR-repeat protein At5g54820 codes for MENNTDKLSSLPELLCLFIISLLPFKDAVRTCILSKYWLHIWKNSPKIEFSENFDGNFIGRFEPFSSIKARRSVFMKFLKLWLDFRKEGDVEKFSLKFSKPKNDHREIIEGCIAFVTQHGVKELELDFSDPFWEEEVIPNKREALFELPKLAYENKPNIESLKLSSCSFRENDLSNWQALKEVTFGWMEVTLDAMTIVLSNCKMIESLVLNKCWNLSHFEIGSEALSLKRLVVDKCSFRNALFKVSAPNLCFFKYFGKLCFFEMKNTLAIEEAHLHFYLGYDNVGTGARVLYDLVKDLYNARVLTVCPYLIQVICTGEKIRMERDMNARHLILRMNMLRCELRAVSFFLLSCPMLECLTFELGSEIILPDYQAMWIDSDEEQDDLPLWIDSDEDQDDQAMWMDNDFENYDDDDEYNIDDEDNIYDDYCTDFINMVDNQIKGMKNVINYNCLESSLKLVEVKDFVGSKNGLVFLGYLIRYGKVLKNVSINVLKTELEGSSNVAFYSAIEEYLMTTPRASSNLQISMCY; via the exons ATGGAAAACAACACTGACAAGTTATCCTCCTTGCCTGAACTTTTGTGTCTGTTCATCATTTCCTTGCTTCCATTCAAGGATGCCGTGAGGACGTGCATTCTGTCCAAATATTGGTTGCACATATGgaaaaattcaccaaaaataGAGTTTAGTGAAAATTTTGATGGAAATTTTATCGGTCGTTTTGAACCCTTCAGTTCCATTAAAGCTCGAAGAAGtgtttttatgaaattcttaAAACTTTGGCTTGATTTCCGAAAAGAAGGTGACGTGGAAAAGTTTTCTTTGAAGTTCTCAAAGCCTAAAAATGATCATCGTGAAATCATAGAAGGGTGCATCGCCTTTGTCACCCAACATGGGGTGAAGGAGTTGGAGCTAGATTTCTCTGACCCCTTTTGGGAGGAGGAAGTGATTCCAAACAAACGTGAGGCTTTGTTTGAATTGCCAAAACTTGCGTATGAGAACAAACCCAACATTGAATCACTGAAACTCTCTTCATGTAGTTTTCGTGAAAATGATTTGAGTAATTGGCAGGCACTTAAAGAGGTTACTTTCGGTTGGATGGAAGTGACACTCGATGCCATGACAATTGTGTTATCCAATTGTAAAATGATCGAGAGTTTAGTTTTGAACAAGTGTTGGAACTTGAGTCATTTTGAAATTGGCAGTGAAGCCTTGAGTCTAAAGAGGCTTGTTGTTGACAAGTGTTCTTTTCGAAATGCTTTGTTCAAAGTCAGTGCCCCAAATTTATGCTTTTTCAAGTATTTTGGGAAACTGTGtttttttgaaatgaaaaatacCTTAGCCATCGAAGAGGCACACCTTCATTTCTACCTTGGTTATGACAATGTTGGAACCGGTGCTAGGGTTCTGTATGACCTGGTGAAAGATCTCTACAATGCTAGGGTTCTGACTGTGTGCCCTTATCTAATTCAG GTTATTTGTACGGGAGAAAAGATACGTATGGAACGTGACATGAATGCAAGACATTTGATATTGAGAATGAACATGCTCCGCTGTGAACTTCGTGCAGTCTCATTCTTTCTCCTCAGCTGCCCAATGTTAGAATGCCTCACATTTGAATTAGGCTCAGAGATTATTTTACCA GATTATCAAGCAATGTGGATAGACAGC GATGAAGAACAAGATGATCTACCACTTTGGATTGACAGT GACGAAGACCAGGATGACCAAGCAATGTGGATGGACAAT GATTTTGAGAATTATGATGACGACGATGAATATAACATAGACGATGAAGATAACATATATGATGATTACTGCACAGATTTTATCAACATGGTTGATAATCAAATCAAGGGGATGAAAAATGTAATCAACTATAATTGTTTGGAATCATCTCTAAAGCTAGTGGAGGTGAAGGATTTTGTAGGGTCCAAGAACGGGCTTGTTTTTCTAGGCTATCTTATCCGTTATGGGAAGGTCTTGAAAAATGTTAGCATCAACGTGTTAAAGACAGAGCTTGAAGGTAGTAGCAATGTGGCATTTTACAGTGCAATAGAAGAATACTTGATGACCACTCCTAGGGCTTCAAGTAATTTGCAGATATCAATGTGTTATTGA